AAACAGCAATTGATGTATTGGAATTCACAGATAAAAGTGGAAAAAATATAAATGTTTCAGAGCTATTAAAAAATATTATAACTGATTTAGGATCCGGTGGAACTACCAACAATTTAACTACTACTCACTTGGCAGACATACAATCTGTAACGGCTAATTTATTGCAACAAAGATCAGAAGTTGGATCTTTACAAAATAGAATGGATTCAGCACAAGAAAACAACGAAACTCAAAATTATAATATGACAGATATATTATCTAAGACAGAAGATATAGACTTTGCAGAAACGACTATGCAATATTCAATGATGCAAACAGTATATACAGCAGCACTTCAAACTAGTGCAAAAATATTACCAATGACCATATTAAGTTACTTATAATTAGGAGATGATAAAGATGAAATTTATTTCTAAAGTTCATGGTGAAATGCAATATGAAGAAAATAATATAATCACTTTTAATAAAGGTATTCCAGGATTCAATGGATTAAAAAAATTTATTCTTTTAGATTTACAAGAATATGAACCTTTTAAACTACTACAATCCTTAGAAAATGATGAAATTTCCTTAATAATAACATCACCATATGAATTTTTTGATGAATATGAAGTTAAATTAAGTGAAGAAACCATTAAAAATTTAAAAATAGGTTCTCCAGAGCAAGTAATGATATTAACTACAGTAACATTGAATTCAGATGTAAAAAAAATCACTACTAACCTACAAGGACCTATGGTTATAAATACTTCTAATAATTTTGGGGTAACTAACAGTTACAAATAAGTTATAACTTAGAAAATTGTTGACAGCCTCCCATATTCGTAAAGAGTATGGAGTGTTGGTTTGATATAACCATCCAAAATCCTTTGAATTGCTGGAAACTCGTAAAGGCACATTGACTAAAACGTAAGTATGAAATAAGGCTAAGCGTGAATG
The DNA window shown above is from Clostridium beijerinckii and carries:
- a CDS encoding flagellar assembly protein FliW, with the translated sequence MKFISKVHGEMQYEENNIITFNKGIPGFNGLKKFILLDLQEYEPFKLLQSLENDEISLIITSPYEFFDEYEVKLSEETIKNLKIGSPEQVMILTTVTLNSDVKKITTNLQGPMVINTSNNFGVTNSYK